One window of Chionomys nivalis chromosome 10, mChiNiv1.1, whole genome shotgun sequence genomic DNA carries:
- the LOC130882479 gene encoding 40S ribosomal protein S19-like gives MPGVTVKDVNQQEFVRALAAFLKKSGKLKVPEWVDTVKLAKHKELAPYDENWFYTRAASTARHLYLRGGAGVGSMTKIYGGRQRNGVRPSHFSRGSKSVARRILQALEGLKMVEKDQDGGRKLTPQGQRDLDRTAGQVAAANKKH, from the coding sequence ATGCCTGGAGTTACTGTAAAAGACGTTAACCAGCAGGAGTTCGTCAGAGCTCTGGCAGCCTTCCTCAAAAAGTCCGGGAAGCTGAAAGTCCCCGAATGGGTGGACACAGTCAAGCTGGCCAAACATAAAGAGCTTGCCCCCTATGATGAGAACTGGTTCTACACACGAGCTGCCTCTACAGCACGGCACCTGTACCTGCGTGGTGGTGCCGGGGTTGGCTCCATGACCAAGATCTATGGAGGACGGCAGAGAAACGGTGTCAGGCCCAGCCACTTCAGCAGAGGCTCCAAGAGTGTGGCCCGCCGCATTCTCCAAGCCCTGGAGGGACTGAAAATGGTGGAAAAGGACCAAGATGGGGGCCGCAAGCTAACACCTCAGGGACAGAGAGATCTGGACAGGACTGCCGGACAGGTGGCAGCTGCCAACAAGAAGCATTAG